The DNA region GAGAACTATCATGGAATTAACAACTACAGTAACGGAATTACGTTACGCACTCGACACTTTTTTCTTCCTCATTTCCGGTGCGTTAGTCATGTGGATGGCAGCAGGTTTCGCCATGCTGGAAGCGGGCTTAGTTCGCTCTAAAAACACAACAGAAATTCTAACTAAAAACATCTGTCTTTACGCGATCGCTTGTACCATGTTCCTATTGGTCGGCTACAACATTATGTATGTAGATAACGGTGAAGGCGGTTGGTTACCATCATTTGGTGCACTAATTGGCACACAAGGTGAAGGTGCAGACCACTCTCTAGAGTCGGACTTCTTCTTCCAAGTCGTATTTGTAGCAACAGCAATGTCAGTGGTTTCTGGCGCGGTTGCAGAGCGTATGAAGCTTTGGTCTTTCCTCATCTTTTCAGCAGTACTGACGGCATTTATCTATCCAATGGAAGGTTACTGGACTTGGGGTGGTGGTTTCCTATCAGAAGCAGGCTTTAGTGACTTTGCGGGTTCAGGTATCGTACACATGGCCGGTGCTTCAGCAGCATTAGCAGGCGTACTATTACTGGGTGCTCGTAAAGGTAAATACGGTAAAAACGGCGAAATCTACCCAATCCCAGGTTCAAACATGCCTCTCGCTACATTGGGTACGTTCATCCTTTGGTTCGGTTGGTTCGGTTTCAACGGCGGTTCTCAACTTATGGTTTCGGATTTTGAGAACGCGACTGCAGTTGGTCAAATTTTCCTAAACACCAACGCTGCAGCTGCTGCAGGTGCAATTGCCGCACTATTTGTATGTAAGACAACATGGGGCAAAGCTGATCTGACAATGATTCTAAACGGTGCGTTGGCTGGTCTAGTTGCGATTACCGCAGACCCTCTATCACCATCACCGCTTTATGCTGTAGCAATTGGTGCGGTATCAGGTGCGCTAGTGGTATTCAGCATCATTGCTTTGGATAAGATTAAGATTGATGATCCTGTCGGTGCTATCTCAGTTCACGGTGTGTGTGGTTTCTTTGGTCTAATGGTTGTGCCACTGAGCAACGGTGATGCAACGTTTGGTGCACAGCTTCTAGGTGCGGCAGTTATCTTTGCTTGGGTATTTGGTGCAAGCCTAGTGGTATGGGCTATCTTGAAAGCGACAATCGGTATCCGCGTGTCGGAAGACGAAGAGCTAGAAGGTATGGATATGCACGACTGTGGTGTTGGCGCTTACCCAGAATTCGTGACTGTGAAATAACGCTCACAATGTAATAAATAGTTACAAACTTAACATTAAAAAACCTGCTCCAATGAGCAGGTTTTTTTATTGATTAATTGTTTTCTTATTGAACAT from Vibrio hyugaensis includes:
- a CDS encoding ammonium transporter, with amino-acid sequence MELTTTVTELRYALDTFFFLISGALVMWMAAGFAMLEAGLVRSKNTTEILTKNICLYAIACTMFLLVGYNIMYVDNGEGGWLPSFGALIGTQGEGADHSLESDFFFQVVFVATAMSVVSGAVAERMKLWSFLIFSAVLTAFIYPMEGYWTWGGGFLSEAGFSDFAGSGIVHMAGASAALAGVLLLGARKGKYGKNGEIYPIPGSNMPLATLGTFILWFGWFGFNGGSQLMVSDFENATAVGQIFLNTNAAAAAGAIAALFVCKTTWGKADLTMILNGALAGLVAITADPLSPSPLYAVAIGAVSGALVVFSIIALDKIKIDDPVGAISVHGVCGFFGLMVVPLSNGDATFGAQLLGAAVIFAWVFGASLVVWAILKATIGIRVSEDEELEGMDMHDCGVGAYPEFVTVK